One Oryzomonas sagensis DNA segment encodes these proteins:
- the ccsB gene encoding c-type cytochrome biogenesis protein CcsB: MTSSLLFNVTTFTYLVSMLLFFAFLASRAKALGTAGIVTAYAGLLAQTGAILLRWKESYDMGYGHAPLSNLYESVVFFSWTIVLIFALLDLKYKYRVIGAFVMPFALLGMAWAQLGLHSGIEPLVPALQSNWLLYHVVTCFLGYAAFAVACGISIMYLIKAGSEERGDSTPAGGLMGMFPPIRVLDDLNYRAIMVGFPLLTLGIITGAAWANYAWGTYWSWDPKETWSLIVWFVYAAFLHARFTRGWVGKKAAWLSIIGFAATIFCYLGVNLFLSGLHSYGGGK, encoded by the coding sequence ATGACAAGCTCACTTCTGTTCAACGTCACCACGTTCACCTATCTCGTCTCCATGCTGCTGTTCTTCGCCTTTCTCGCCAGCCGTGCCAAGGCGCTCGGCACGGCCGGCATCGTGACCGCCTACGCCGGTCTTCTGGCCCAGACCGGGGCGATCCTGCTGCGCTGGAAGGAGTCCTACGACATGGGGTACGGCCACGCCCCTCTCTCCAACCTGTACGAGTCGGTGGTCTTCTTTTCCTGGACCATCGTACTGATCTTCGCCCTGCTCGACCTGAAGTACAAATACCGGGTCATCGGCGCCTTTGTCATGCCTTTTGCCCTGCTGGGCATGGCCTGGGCCCAACTCGGGCTGCACAGCGGCATCGAGCCGCTGGTGCCGGCGCTCCAGAGCAACTGGCTCCTGTACCACGTGGTCACCTGCTTCTTAGGTTATGCGGCCTTTGCCGTGGCCTGCGGCATCTCCATCATGTACCTGATCAAGGCGGGCAGCGAGGAGAGGGGCGACTCTACCCCCGCGGGAGGCCTCATGGGCATGTTCCCCCCCATCCGGGTGCTGGACGACCTGAACTACCGCGCCATCATGGTCGGCTTTCCCCTGCTGACCCTGGGCATCATCACCGGCGCGGCCTGGGCCAACTACGCCTGGGGCACCTACTGGAGCTGGGACCCCAAGGAAACCTGGTCCCTGATCGTCTGGTTCGTGTACGCCGCATTCCTCCACGCCCGCTTCACCCGCGGCTGGGTCGGCAAAAAGGCGGCCTGGCTCTCCATCATCGGCTTTGCCGCCACCATCTTCTGCTACCTGGGGGTCAACCTGTTCCTGTCGGGCCTCCACAGCTACGGCGGAGGGAAGTAG